One window of Caldisericum exile AZM16c01 genomic DNA carries:
- a CDS encoding inositol monophosphatase family protein: protein MYEKDFIVDLTKKTGLIIKENFRKHLDVELKGPRDLVTNVDKYIDNFVRESILKAFPGYGVITEENKDLNELSSRKFIIDPLDGTTNFVKGYPQVAVSIALMEDSEITFGVVYNPILEELFIGELGKGATLNGEAIHVSKTSDFKDALIVTGFVYKERNENTYKSFERILSEALSVRCDGSAALDLAHVAMGIFDGYYQKGIHIWDIAAGSLIVKEAGGLVTTFKGNREFSFSGEILATNGLLHEKMVEFIKSV, encoded by the coding sequence ATGTACGAAAAAGATTTTATTGTCGACCTTACAAAGAAAACAGGATTGATAATAAAGGAGAATTTTAGAAAGCACCTTGATGTGGAATTAAAAGGACCAAGGGACCTTGTTACAAATGTTGATAAATACATCGATAACTTTGTGCGCGAAAGTATCCTGAAGGCTTTCCCAGGGTATGGAGTTATTACGGAAGAAAACAAAGACTTAAATGAACTATCAAGCAGGAAGTTTATAATTGACCCTCTTGATGGGACAACGAATTTTGTGAAAGGTTATCCTCAGGTTGCAGTTTCTATTGCACTAATGGAAGATTCTGAAATAACTTTTGGTGTTGTGTATAATCCAATCCTCGAGGAATTGTTTATAGGAGAATTGGGGAAGGGTGCAACGCTGAACGGTGAAGCGATACATGTTTCAAAAACTTCCGATTTTAAAGATGCACTTATCGTAACTGGGTTTGTCTATAAAGAAAGAAATGAAAATACCTACAAGAGTTTTGAAAGAATCTTAAGTGAGGCACTTTCAGTTAGATGTGATGGAAGTGCTGCACTTGACCTTGCGCACGTTGCAATGGGTATTTTTGATGGCTATTACCAAAAGGGCATCCATATTTGGGATATTGCGGCAGGTTCTTTAATTGTGAAAGAGGCAGGAGGGCTTGTTACGACATTTAAAGGCAATAGAGAATTCTCATTTTCTGGTGAAATTCTTGCAACAAATGGCCTTTTGCATGAAAAGATGGTCGAGTTTATAAAAAGTGTTTAA
- a CDS encoding DegV family protein, whose protein sequence is MIKIVVDSTGYIPKDIIEKYDIKVVPLKIRFGSEEFKETNISIDEFYRRLTTTNELPKTSQPSPQDFIEVYKPLIEEGHEIISIHLSQKISGTINSARIAIEALKTDKIKIVDSMSTTFSIRFLAEYAISLIEKGFHFDEVYKETLNATNRIYNRFVLYHLRYLVEGGRLNKAEGLLGEILNIKPVLSFTNGEVKIESVARSLNRAKEVLLKFIKEINETKGIERLAIIHGINKDVEEFEEKVKEISKVPVEKLLCGAVIGVYGGPEWIGIGILGKS, encoded by the coding sequence ATGATTAAGATTGTCGTAGATTCAACGGGTTATATCCCAAAAGATATTATAGAAAAGTACGATATAAAGGTTGTGCCACTTAAAATAAGGTTTGGAAGCGAAGAGTTCAAAGAAACAAATATATCCATAGATGAATTTTACAGAAGACTTACAACGACAAATGAACTCCCAAAGACTTCGCAACCATCACCGCAAGATTTTATTGAAGTTTACAAGCCACTTATTGAGGAAGGACATGAAATTATTTCAATTCACCTTTCACAAAAAATTTCAGGAACCATAAATTCTGCAAGAATTGCAATTGAAGCACTTAAAACTGACAAAATAAAAATTGTCGATTCGATGAGTACAACTTTTTCGATTAGATTTTTGGCAGAATATGCAATTTCACTCATAGAAAAAGGTTTTCATTTTGATGAAGTTTACAAAGAAACTCTAAATGCAACAAATAGAATATATAATAGATTTGTGCTATATCACCTAAGGTATCTTGTTGAAGGGGGAAGACTCAACAAAGCAGAAGGGCTACTTGGAGAAATCTTAAACATAAAACCTGTGCTTTCTTTTACGAATGGGGAGGTAAAAATTGAAAGCGTTGCAAGATCGTTAAACAGGGCAAAAGAAGTGCTTCTAAAATTCATAAAAGAAATCAATGAAACAAAAGGCATCGAAAGACTTGCAATAATTCACGGTATTAATAAAGATGTAGAAGAGTTTGAAGAGAAGGTAAAAGAAATCTCAAAGGTGCCGGTTGAAAAATTGCTTTGCGGTGCAGTTATTGGCGTCTATGGTGGGCCTGAGTGGATTGGCATAGGAATCCTTGGAAAAAGTTAA
- the gcvH gene encoding glycine cleavage system protein GcvH, with translation MAYKVLEGLYYSKNDEWVKVEGDVATVGITDYAQDKLGDVVYVGEANVGKKVKKEDAVITVESVKAASDIYAPVSGEIVEVNKEVISDPSLLNKDPYGVGWLFKIKIENPEELKDLMDAKGYEEYRKE, from the coding sequence ATGGCGTATAAAGTTTTGGAAGGTCTTTATTACTCAAAAAATGACGAGTGGGTAAAGGTTGAAGGCGATGTTGCAACGGTTGGTATCACCGATTACGCACAAGACAAATTAGGCGATGTTGTCTATGTAGGTGAGGCAAATGTCGGAAAAAAAGTCAAAAAAGAAGATGCGGTTATTACTGTTGAATCAGTAAAAGCTGCTTCAGACATATACGCACCAGTTTCGGGGGAAATTGTTGAGGTAAATAAAGAAGTTATTTCGGATCCTTCACTTCTCAATAAAGATCCCTATGGTGTAGGGTGGCTTTTTAAAATTAAAATCGAAAATCCTGAAGAATTAAAAGATTTAATGGATGCAAAAGGATACGAAGAATATAGAAAAGAATAA
- a CDS encoding 3D domain-containing protein, with protein MEKVIKSLVITIFLTFTFLISFGHVYTISDTGNDKIYQVLSFKELTVSEVLSKANLTTRSEDIVIPDLNESLDSGKITVMRSRPIKVTIDKQTKTYYTTKVIVSDFLNEIGVKLGPKDYINIPLNGELNTGQVIIKRYLEREKVVKESIPYKTVYVEDPMVASGMVYLRQAGQDGIKELHYKEIYFGGDKIREDFAFEKITKMPTTETYVKGTAKPPNNYVKSFYVIATAYSPTVAETDSNPWMTASGLRSGFGVVAVDPTVIPMGTLLYVEGYGYAVAGDTGGAIKGNKIDVFFYYPYEASRWGIRKVKVYILDGKWKFQGKLNY; from the coding sequence GTGGAAAAGGTAATTAAAAGTTTGGTTATAACAATATTTCTTACCTTCACCTTCCTTATTTCTTTTGGACACGTATATACAATAAGCGATACCGGGAATGATAAAATTTATCAGGTTCTTTCTTTTAAGGAACTTACCGTATCAGAGGTTTTGTCAAAGGCAAACTTAACAACGCGAAGCGAAGATATTGTTATACCAGATTTAAACGAATCTCTTGACTCCGGAAAAATAACTGTTATGCGCTCTCGTCCCATAAAAGTTACAATTGATAAGCAGACCAAAACTTACTACACAACAAAAGTAATTGTTTCAGATTTTCTCAATGAAATTGGGGTGAAGTTGGGGCCAAAGGATTATATAAATATTCCTTTGAATGGTGAATTAAATACAGGACAGGTTATTATTAAAAGATACCTCGAAAGGGAAAAGGTTGTAAAGGAGAGTATTCCGTATAAGACCGTCTATGTAGAGGATCCAATGGTTGCAAGCGGAATGGTTTACCTAAGACAAGCAGGACAAGACGGTATAAAAGAACTTCACTATAAGGAAATCTATTTTGGTGGAGATAAAATAAGAGAAGATTTTGCCTTCGAAAAAATTACAAAGATGCCCACAACAGAAACCTATGTCAAAGGCACCGCAAAGCCCCCTAATAACTATGTTAAGTCTTTTTATGTCATTGCAACTGCTTACTCTCCAACTGTAGCAGAAACCGATTCAAATCCGTGGATGACTGCATCAGGTTTAAGGAGTGGCTTTGGTGTTGTTGCGGTTGATCCTACAGTGATTCCAATGGGAACACTTCTCTATGTTGAAGGTTATGGTTATGCGGTTGCAGGAGATACAGGTGGTGCAATAAAAGGCAATAAGATTGATGTTTTCTTTTATTACCCATATGAAGCAAGTAGATGGGGTATAAGAAAAGTAAAGGTCTACATTCTTGATGGCAAATGGAAATTTCAAGGGAAGTTAAATTACTGA
- the rsmA gene encoding 16S rRNA (adenine(1518)-N(6)/adenine(1519)-N(6))-dimethyltransferase RsmA — protein sequence MEISREVKLLIDKYNFKASKRLGQNFLVSSSALNFIVEALTPSKDKSYIEVGPGFAFLTKSVAQFSRHIYAIELDKRFEPFYNENPIQNVTFILGDALSIDFNQFDATEIYGNIPYYITSDLIIKVAKSKLKRAVFLVQDEFAKRLISNVSTKEYGSITVFTKFFFEVSFLKRFPPSFFIPRPDVYSSLIELKRIREFNPVYEDFLQFVHRAFTQRRKKLLTTLKASYNFDFSKVFSEIGLTENARAEDVSVDEFFTIYMAFAKQNTKS from the coding sequence ATGGAAATTTCAAGGGAAGTTAAATTACTGATTGATAAGTACAACTTCAAGGCGTCCAAAAGGTTAGGGCAGAACTTTCTTGTTTCTTCTTCTGCCCTAAATTTTATTGTTGAAGCACTTACTCCGTCAAAAGATAAATCATATATAGAAGTAGGTCCTGGCTTTGCCTTTTTGACAAAAAGCGTTGCACAATTTTCAAGGCACATCTATGCAATAGAATTGGATAAGCGATTTGAACCGTTTTATAATGAAAATCCAATTCAAAATGTTACCTTTATTTTAGGCGATGCTCTTTCAATTGATTTCAACCAGTTTGATGCAACAGAAATTTATGGAAACATTCCTTACTATATCACTTCCGATCTTATTATAAAAGTTGCAAAATCAAAACTAAAGCGTGCGGTATTCCTTGTTCAGGATGAATTTGCAAAAAGATTGATTTCAAATGTTTCAACAAAAGAATATGGTTCGATAACGGTATTTACAAAATTTTTCTTTGAGGTTAGTTTCCTTAAGCGTTTTCCGCCAAGTTTTTTTATCCCAAGGCCTGATGTCTACTCCTCACTTATTGAGTTAAAAAGAATAAGAGAGTTTAATCCTGTATACGAGGATTTCTTGCAGTTTGTTCACAGGGCATTTACCCAAAGAAGAAAGAAACTTTTAACAACTTTAAAGGCGTCTTACAATTTTGATTTTTCGAAAGTCTTTAGTGAAATTGGTTTAACTGAAAATGCGCGTGCAGAAGATGTTTCTGTAGATGAGTTTTTTACAATTTACATGGCGTTTGCGAAACAGAATACAAAATCATAA